A genomic window from Gossypium hirsutum isolate 1008001.06 chromosome D12, Gossypium_hirsutum_v2.1, whole genome shotgun sequence includes:
- the LOC107946613 gene encoding probable purine permease 11 isoform X2, with amino-acid sequence MDESPFLKLKRWQWWLLVAINIFFLIAGQAAAVLLGRFYYDKGGNSKWMATLVQTAGFPVLCIPWFLLHPSRQASTSSTSPSIKTLALLYFVLGVLVAGDNMLYSVGLLYLSASTYSLICATQLAFNAVFSYFLNSQKFTALILNSVVILSLSAALIAVNDDSDGPSGVPKGKFLIGFLCTLGAFALYSLLLSFMQLSFQKVLKKETFSVVLEMQIYTSVVASCPSTIGLFASGEWKSLQHEMEVFGTGRVSYVLTLVWTAITWQVCAVGVVGLIFVVSSLFSNVISTSLAVTPLAALVVFHDKMNGVKEGKEVADPCPGNPAYCLICLVPM; translated from the exons ATGGATGAATCACCATTTCTTAAACTGAAGCGGTGGCAATGGTGGCTTTTGGTGGCAATCAACATATTCTTCCTCATTGCTGGCCAAGCTGCAGCAGTTCTTCTGGGGAGATTTTATTATGATAAAGGTGGAAACAGTAAATGGATGGCCACTCTTGTGCAAACTGCTGGCTTCCCAGTCCTTTGTATCCCTTGGTTTCTTCTTCACCCTTCTCGGCAAGCTTCGACTTCTTCCACTTCACCTTCCATCAAAACCCTTGCTCTGCTATATTTTGTTCTTGGTGTACTTGTTGCTGGTGACAATATGTTGTATTCTGTAGGGCTTTTGTACCTCTCAGCCTCTACTTATTCGCTCATTTGCGCAACTCAATTAGCTTTCAATGCAGTTTTTTCCTACTTCCTTAACTCACAGAAGTTCACTGCTTTGATTCTCAACTCAGTGGTCATCCTGTCATTGTCTGCTGCCTTAATTGCAGTGAATGATGATTCAGATGGGCCATCAGGAGTTCCCAAGGGGAAGTTCCTTATAGGCTTCCTCTGCACCCTTGGAGCTTTTGCCCTTTATTCCCTTTTGCTTTCCTTTATGCAACTTTCATTTCAGAAGGTTTTGAAAAAGGAAACATTTTCTGTCGTTTTGGAAATGCAAATCTATACATCAGTCGTTGCAAGCTGCCCATCGACTATCGGCCTCTTTGCAAGTGGTGAATGGAAGAGTTTGCAGCACGAGATGGAGGTATTTGGCACCGGAAGAGTTTCATACGTGCTTACTTTGGTGTGGACTGCTATAACTTGGCAAGTATGTGCTGTTGGTGTTGTGGGGTTGATTTTTGTTGTGTCATCTCTCTTCTCCAATGTAATCAGCACTTCTTTGGCTGTTACCCCACTAGCTGCACTGGTAGTTTTCCATGACAAGATGAATGGTGTGAAG GAAGGCAAGGAGGTTGCAGACCCATGTCCGGGAAATCCAGCATACTGCTTGATATGTTTGGTACCAATGTAG
- the LOC107946612 gene encoding uncharacterized protein — protein sequence MATTNSAASDSVEVNGSVFCADRVVNSLPRHEVVKLDEGTFLQWKQHVRFITNGYELFGFLDGSTSAPPRFVQASDGALVLNPAASVFQQEDNLLTSWLLSTISSTIVSSFMDIQSASDVWNTALAMFAADTDQRQSRLRHDFHSLKKGSLSIRDYVAKLKSLCALLESSGTTISVAERTAVLLAGLPSEFEGVVSSASLSSTPLPFQRLVEALIECENRHVQTTQEVVYVANLVEDASMESSTRGGRSGLRGRGRNFRPRLQCQICSRFGHVAQRCYYRYHCDDLSSMQVQLPNPRGSGDGGWSSQPNTRPRISNLGQNYYGNNVGQNCFGVGQNNGVSGQNVCADGYNGFLEQRAGNNVGQNWFRGGQTNCVSGQNVCAHGYNCAGPNVGLHGWLRPGSLEFRPPTNGPHDVGSPDGINGSFGPTDIGPNAPLGPNAPIRPTNPMLNHVQLGSSTPTSNAVVPWRTKPRAQVFSASNPCFGLPRLGDLHASDSSDPSISGSHINSTQYGVSGDESDSPVPGTVGTSSWYPDSGASNHVCRDSSALHNAIPYSGQRDSGDFDEGAYS from the exons ATGGCAACAACAAATTCTGCTGCTTCTGACTCGGTTGAAGTGAATGGCTCTGTTTTTTGTGCGGATCGGGTGGTGAATTCGCTTCCTCGGCATGAAGTAGTGAAGCTTGATGAAGGAACTTTTCTTCAATGGAAGCAACATGTTAGGTTTATTACTAATGGCTATGAGTTGTTTGGATTTCTTGATGGATCTACTTCTGCGCCGCCGAGATTTGTGCAAGCATCGGATGGTGCTCTTGTGCTCAATCCGGCGGCATCTGTTTTTCAACAAGAAGATAATCTTCTTACTTCGTGGCTCCTCTCCACTATAAGTTCGACTATTGTGTCTTCCTTTATGGATATTCAATCGGCATCTGATGTATGGAACACAGCGTTGGCGATGTTCGCGGCCGATACAGATCAACGACAGTCCAGATTGCGTCATGATTTTCACTCTCTCAAGAAAGGGAGCTTGTCGATCCGCGACTATGTGGCAAAACTAAAAAGTTTGTGTGCTCTCTTGGAGTCGTCTGGAACCACCATCTCGGTGGCGGAGCGGACGGCAGTGTTACTTGCGGGCCTTCCGTCTGAATTTGAAGGTGTTGTATCTTCGGCCTCGTTGTCCTCTACTCCTTTGCCGTTTCAGCGTTTGGTGGAAGCCTTGATCGAGTGTGAGAATCGGCATGTTCAAACAACTCAAGAGGTGGTGTACGTTGCTAACCTGGTGGAAGATGCGTCCATGGAAAGTTCTACACGAGGAGGTCGTTCGGGGCTGCGTGGCCGTGGGAGGAACTTTCGGCCGCGTCTCCAATGTCAGATCTGCTCCCGTTTTGGTCACGTCGCTCAGAGGTGCTATTACCGGTACCACTGTGATGATTTATCGTCGATGCAGGTTCAATTGCCGAACCCTCGTGGTTCTGGAGATGGTGGCTGGTCTTCACAACCGAATACAAGACCTAGGATTTCCAACCTTGGTCAAAATTATTATGGAAATAATGTTGGTCAAAATTGTTTTGGGGTTGGTCAAAATAATGGTGTTTCTGGTCAAAATGTGTGTGCTGATGGCTATAATGGTTTTCTAGAACAACGTGCAGGAAATAATGTTGGTCAAAATTGGTTTAGGGGTGGTCAAACTAATTGTGTTTCTGGTCAAAATGTGTGTGCTCATGGCTATAATTGTGCAGGACCGAATGTTGGGCTACATGGATGGCTCAGGCCAGGTAGTCTTGAGTTTAGACCACCTACTAATGGGCCGCATGATGTTGGGTCACCTGATGGAATTAATGGCAGTTTTGGTCCCACTGATATTGGGCCAAATGCTCCCCTTGGACCGAATGCTCCTATTAGGCCCACTAATCCTATGTTGAATCATGTGCAGCTTGGTTCATCTACACCGACCAGCAATGCTGTAGTTCCATGGCGCACTAAGCCGCGTGCTCAGGTGTTTTCAGCGTCAAATCCATGTTTTGGGCTTCCTCGGTTGGGCGATCTTCATGCATCTGACTCTTCTGATCCGTCCATTTCGGGTTCGCACATAAATTCTACTCAATATGGAGTGAGTGGGGATGAGTCTGACTCGCCGGTTCCTGGAACGGTTGGGACGTCATCCTGGTATCCCGACTCTGGTGCCAGCAATCATGTGTGTCGCGATTCTTCAGCCCTGCATAATGCCATTCCTTACTCAG GACAACGTGACTCAGGAGATTTTGATGAAGGGGCGTATTCATAA
- the LOC107946613 gene encoding probable purine permease 11 isoform X3 codes for MDESPFLKLKRWQWWLLVAINIFFLIAGQAAAVLLGRFYYDKGGNSKWMATLVQTAGFPVLCIPWFLLHPSRQASTSSTSPSIKTLALLYFVLGVLVAGDNMLYSVGLLYLSASTYSLICATQLAFNAVFSYFLNSQKFTALILNSVVILSLSAALIAVNDDSDGPSGVPKGKFLIGFLCTLGAFALYSLLLSFMQLSFQKVLKKETFSVVLEMQIYTSVVASCPSTIGLFASGEWKSLQHEMEVFGTGRVSYVLTLVWTAITWQVCAVGVVGLIFVVSSLFSNVISTSLAVTPLAALVVFHDKMNGVKARRLQTHVREIQHTA; via the exons ATGGATGAATCACCATTTCTTAAACTGAAGCGGTGGCAATGGTGGCTTTTGGTGGCAATCAACATATTCTTCCTCATTGCTGGCCAAGCTGCAGCAGTTCTTCTGGGGAGATTTTATTATGATAAAGGTGGAAACAGTAAATGGATGGCCACTCTTGTGCAAACTGCTGGCTTCCCAGTCCTTTGTATCCCTTGGTTTCTTCTTCACCCTTCTCGGCAAGCTTCGACTTCTTCCACTTCACCTTCCATCAAAACCCTTGCTCTGCTATATTTTGTTCTTGGTGTACTTGTTGCTGGTGACAATATGTTGTATTCTGTAGGGCTTTTGTACCTCTCAGCCTCTACTTATTCGCTCATTTGCGCAACTCAATTAGCTTTCAATGCAGTTTTTTCCTACTTCCTTAACTCACAGAAGTTCACTGCTTTGATTCTCAACTCAGTGGTCATCCTGTCATTGTCTGCTGCCTTAATTGCAGTGAATGATGATTCAGATGGGCCATCAGGAGTTCCCAAGGGGAAGTTCCTTATAGGCTTCCTCTGCACCCTTGGAGCTTTTGCCCTTTATTCCCTTTTGCTTTCCTTTATGCAACTTTCATTTCAGAAGGTTTTGAAAAAGGAAACATTTTCTGTCGTTTTGGAAATGCAAATCTATACATCAGTCGTTGCAAGCTGCCCATCGACTATCGGCCTCTTTGCAAGTGGTGAATGGAAGAGTTTGCAGCACGAGATGGAGGTATTTGGCACCGGAAGAGTTTCATACGTGCTTACTTTGGTGTGGACTGCTATAACTTGGCAAGTATGTGCTGTTGGTGTTGTGGGGTTGATTTTTGTTGTGTCATCTCTCTTCTCCAATGTAATCAGCACTTCTTTGGCTGTTACCCCACTAGCTGCACTGGTAGTTTTCCATGACAAGATGAATGGTGTGAAG GCAAGGAGGTTGCAGACCCATGTCCGGGAAATCCAGCATACTGCTTGA
- the LOC107946613 gene encoding probable purine permease 11 isoform X1 yields the protein MDESPFLKLKRWQWWLLVAINIFFLIAGQAAAVLLGRFYYDKGGNSKWMATLVQTAGFPVLCIPWFLLHPSRQASTSSTSPSIKTLALLYFVLGVLVAGDNMLYSVGLLYLSASTYSLICATQLAFNAVFSYFLNSQKFTALILNSVVILSLSAALIAVNDDSDGPSGVPKGKFLIGFLCTLGAFALYSLLLSFMQLSFQKVLKKETFSVVLEMQIYTSVVASCPSTIGLFASGEWKSLQHEMEVFGTGRVSYVLTLVWTAITWQVCAVGVVGLIFVVSSLFSNVISTSLAVTPLAALVVFHDKMNGVKVIAMLLALCGFASYIYQNYIDDRKARRLQTHVREIQHTA from the coding sequence ATGGATGAATCACCATTTCTTAAACTGAAGCGGTGGCAATGGTGGCTTTTGGTGGCAATCAACATATTCTTCCTCATTGCTGGCCAAGCTGCAGCAGTTCTTCTGGGGAGATTTTATTATGATAAAGGTGGAAACAGTAAATGGATGGCCACTCTTGTGCAAACTGCTGGCTTCCCAGTCCTTTGTATCCCTTGGTTTCTTCTTCACCCTTCTCGGCAAGCTTCGACTTCTTCCACTTCACCTTCCATCAAAACCCTTGCTCTGCTATATTTTGTTCTTGGTGTACTTGTTGCTGGTGACAATATGTTGTATTCTGTAGGGCTTTTGTACCTCTCAGCCTCTACTTATTCGCTCATTTGCGCAACTCAATTAGCTTTCAATGCAGTTTTTTCCTACTTCCTTAACTCACAGAAGTTCACTGCTTTGATTCTCAACTCAGTGGTCATCCTGTCATTGTCTGCTGCCTTAATTGCAGTGAATGATGATTCAGATGGGCCATCAGGAGTTCCCAAGGGGAAGTTCCTTATAGGCTTCCTCTGCACCCTTGGAGCTTTTGCCCTTTATTCCCTTTTGCTTTCCTTTATGCAACTTTCATTTCAGAAGGTTTTGAAAAAGGAAACATTTTCTGTCGTTTTGGAAATGCAAATCTATACATCAGTCGTTGCAAGCTGCCCATCGACTATCGGCCTCTTTGCAAGTGGTGAATGGAAGAGTTTGCAGCACGAGATGGAGGTATTTGGCACCGGAAGAGTTTCATACGTGCTTACTTTGGTGTGGACTGCTATAACTTGGCAAGTATGTGCTGTTGGTGTTGTGGGGTTGATTTTTGTTGTGTCATCTCTCTTCTCCAATGTAATCAGCACTTCTTTGGCTGTTACCCCACTAGCTGCACTGGTAGTTTTCCATGACAAGATGAATGGTGTGAAGGTAATTGCCATGCTTTTGGCTCTTTGTGGTTTTGCTTCttatatttatcaaaattatattGATGATAGGAAGGCAAGGAGGTTGCAGACCCATGTCCGGGAAATCCAGCATACTGCTTGA